From Kineosporia succinea, the proteins below share one genomic window:
- the ftsW gene encoding putative lipid II flippase FtsW: MTVADPPFEGVGPRSLHRVTARLNSPLTSYYLVFGATVALTCIGLVMVLSSSSVESIASGSSPFTEFWRQAMFAAIGVPAMFVAMRVPVRMWQVLGWPLLLASFLLQMLTFVPGIGIGTNGNRGWIMIAGFTLQPAEVGKFALIVWGATVLVRKRPLMDQPLHALIPLVPGAGVLLMLILGGKDLGTAMVVMAIMAGLLFVAGAPMRIFAFASVGLLLGIVVMASTENRRARIGTWLEGCSASNPNVLDSCFQSVHGQWAMASGGWWGVGLGASREKWGLLPEAHNDFIFAIVGEELGLVGTLLVIGLLMTLCLGLARIVLRTDDLFVKIATSGVLIWVVTHSVINIGGVVGLLPIVGMPLPLVSSGGTALITMLAALGMVLGFARRESGAAEALAARAGLVQRSLAVLPVRGEARNR, encoded by the coding sequence GTGACGGTCGCCGACCCGCCCTTCGAGGGTGTCGGCCCCCGGTCGCTGCACCGCGTCACGGCCCGGCTGAACTCCCCGCTCACCTCGTACTACCTGGTGTTCGGCGCCACCGTGGCGCTGACCTGCATCGGCCTGGTCATGGTGCTGTCCAGCTCCAGCGTCGAGTCGATCGCCTCGGGCAGCTCGCCGTTCACCGAGTTCTGGCGGCAGGCCATGTTCGCCGCGATCGGTGTGCCCGCGATGTTCGTGGCGATGCGGGTGCCGGTGCGGATGTGGCAGGTGCTGGGCTGGCCGCTGCTGCTCGCGTCATTCCTGCTGCAGATGCTCACGTTCGTGCCGGGCATCGGTATCGGCACCAACGGCAACCGCGGCTGGATCATGATCGCCGGCTTCACCCTGCAGCCCGCCGAGGTCGGCAAGTTCGCGCTGATCGTCTGGGGTGCCACGGTTCTCGTGCGGAAGCGGCCGCTGATGGACCAGCCGCTGCACGCCCTGATCCCGCTGGTGCCGGGCGCCGGGGTGCTGCTCATGCTGATCCTGGGCGGAAAAGACCTGGGCACCGCGATGGTCGTCATGGCGATCATGGCCGGCCTGCTCTTCGTCGCGGGCGCCCCGATGCGCATCTTCGCCTTCGCCTCGGTCGGGCTGCTGCTCGGCATCGTGGTGATGGCCAGCACCGAGAACCGGCGCGCCCGCATCGGCACCTGGCTGGAGGGCTGCTCGGCGAGCAACCCGAACGTGCTCGACTCGTGCTTCCAGAGTGTGCACGGCCAGTGGGCGATGGCTTCCGGCGGCTGGTGGGGCGTGGGCCTCGGCGCCAGCCGCGAGAAGTGGGGCCTGCTGCCGGAGGCCCACAACGACTTCATCTTCGCCATCGTCGGCGAGGAGCTCGGCCTGGTCGGGACGCTGCTCGTGATCGGCCTGCTGATGACCCTGTGTCTCGGCCTGGCCCGGATCGTGCTGCGCACCGACGACCTGTTCGTCAAGATCGCTACTTCGGGAGTTCTGATCTGGGTGGTCACCCACTCCGTCATCAACATCGGTGGGGTCGTCGGCCTGCTGCCGATCGTCGGGATGCCGCTGCCGCTGGTCTCCAGCGGCGGCACGGCGCTCATCACGATGCTCGCGGCCCTCGGCATGGTGCTCGGGTTCGCCCGGCGCGAGAGCGGTGCGGCCGAGGCGCTGGCCGCCCGGGCCGGGCTGGTGCAGCGTTCGCTGGCCGTTCTCCCGGTGCGTGGGGAGGCCCGTAACCGATGA
- a CDS encoding cell division protein SepF, whose amino-acid sequence MSGALRKTMVYLGLAEDDDRYSAYDEYEDEDFDPVVDDEEEREEPRRAPVTAIGRAQGSGQMARVVAHPSAEIHRITTIHPRTYNEAKTIGESFRSGTPVIMNLTDMDDADAKRLVDFSAGLVFGLHGSIEKVTGKVFLLSPANVEVATPEKTRAPERAAFFNQS is encoded by the coding sequence ATGAGCGGCGCACTGCGCAAGACCATGGTGTACCTGGGCCTTGCCGAGGACGACGACCGCTACTCGGCGTACGACGAGTACGAGGACGAGGACTTCGATCCGGTCGTGGATGACGAAGAAGAACGAGAAGAGCCCCGCCGGGCGCCGGTCACCGCGATCGGGCGCGCGCAGGGTTCGGGTCAGATGGCCCGGGTGGTCGCCCACCCGTCGGCCGAGATCCACCGGATCACGACGATCCATCCCCGGACCTACAACGAGGCCAAGACCATCGGCGAGAGCTTCCGCTCGGGTACGCCGGTGATCATGAACCTGACGGACATGGACGACGCCGACGCCAAGCGTCTCGTCGACTTCTCCGCCGGTCTGGTCTTCGGTCTGCACGGGTCGATCGAGAAGGTGACGGGCAAGGTCTTCCTGCTCTCGCCGGCCAACGTCGAGGTGGCGACCCCGGAGAAGACCCGGGCGCCCGAGCGCGCGGCCTTCTTCAACCAGTCCTGA
- a CDS encoding YggT family protein translates to MDVIRYLLYYVVFLFFIILIGRLVIDWIQVFARDWRPRGAVLVIAEGIYSGTDPPLKALRRLLPPLRIGAIQLDLAFIVLFLIVSILMSVLRP, encoded by the coding sequence GTGGACGTGATCAGGTACCTGCTCTATTACGTCGTCTTCCTGTTCTTCATCATCCTGATCGGCCGGCTGGTGATCGACTGGATCCAGGTGTTCGCCCGCGACTGGCGCCCCCGGGGTGCGGTGCTGGTGATCGCGGAGGGCATCTACTCCGGCACCGATCCGCCTCTGAAGGCCCTGCGCCGGCTCCTGCCGCCGCTGCGCATCGGGGCGATTCAGCTCGACCTGGCCTTCATCGTGTTGTTCCTCATAGTGAGCATCCTGATGTCGGTGCTGCGGCCGTAG
- the murD gene encoding UDP-N-acetylmuramoyl-L-alanine--D-glutamate ligase, translating to MSNPLDNEWNGLRVVVAGIGISGFACADALLERGAQVVVVDADGTGSKRERGIVLDTLGADIRLGPEHVSALPEVNGEPAELLVLSPGWSDDEPVLVQALAAGIPVWAEAELAWRLRPAKNPAPWLTVTGTRGKATTASMLATVLSADGRRATCTGQAGTSLLESVLHPEPYDVLAVQLSAFQLRWSSSLSPLASVCLNVGPADDSAADRGRVYQNTQVACVYNVADEGTEALVREADVVEGARAIGFTGGVPAVSMLGLVEDVLCDRAFVPQRSTSAAELGTIEDVRTAGAGVLAAHNVTNALAAASLARAYGVAVTAVRDGLRHYYPLPHRLNLLEKRAGVEWVDDSAATDAFAAAAGLSSFETPVWIAGGYGTAPSDLDAVVEKYAGRLRGVVLLPGDGTPALREALGRHAPDVPVLDAVVPETEPMTETVLASAVALAAGLARPGDTVLFSPVFGAAAGEPFSARGQAFALALKDVPA from the coding sequence ATGAGCAACCCTCTGGACAACGAGTGGAACGGCCTGCGGGTCGTCGTCGCCGGCATCGGCATCTCGGGTTTCGCCTGCGCGGACGCGTTGCTCGAGCGGGGCGCGCAGGTGGTCGTGGTGGACGCCGACGGCACCGGTTCCAAGCGGGAGCGCGGCATCGTGCTCGACACCCTGGGCGCCGACATCCGCCTGGGCCCCGAGCACGTGAGCGCCCTGCCCGAGGTGAACGGGGAGCCGGCCGAGCTGCTGGTCCTGTCGCCCGGCTGGTCCGACGACGAGCCGGTGCTCGTGCAGGCCCTGGCCGCGGGCATTCCGGTCTGGGCCGAGGCCGAGCTGGCCTGGCGCCTGCGCCCGGCGAAGAACCCGGCCCCCTGGCTGACCGTCACCGGCACCCGCGGCAAGGCCACCACCGCCTCGATGCTCGCCACCGTGCTGAGCGCCGACGGCCGGCGGGCCACCTGCACCGGGCAGGCCGGTACCTCACTCCTGGAATCCGTACTGCACCCGGAGCCGTACGACGTGCTCGCCGTGCAGCTGTCGGCGTTCCAGCTGCGCTGGAGCTCGAGCCTGTCACCGCTGGCCTCGGTCTGCCTGAACGTGGGCCCGGCCGACGACAGCGCGGCCGACCGCGGCCGGGTCTACCAGAACACCCAGGTCGCCTGCGTCTACAACGTGGCCGACGAGGGCACCGAGGCGCTGGTGCGCGAGGCCGACGTGGTCGAGGGCGCCCGGGCCATCGGTTTCACCGGGGGAGTGCCCGCGGTGAGCATGCTCGGCCTGGTCGAAGACGTGCTCTGCGACCGGGCGTTCGTGCCGCAGCGCAGCACCTCGGCGGCCGAGCTGGGCACGATCGAAGACGTCCGCACGGCCGGGGCCGGGGTGCTGGCCGCCCACAACGTCACCAACGCGCTGGCCGCGGCCTCCCTGGCCCGCGCCTACGGCGTCGCGGTGACCGCGGTGCGGGACGGCCTGCGCCACTACTACCCGCTCCCGCACCGGCTGAACCTGCTCGAGAAGCGGGCCGGGGTGGAATGGGTGGACGACTCGGCGGCGACCGACGCGTTCGCGGCGGCGGCCGGGCTGTCCAGTTTCGAGACGCCGGTCTGGATCGCGGGTGGCTACGGCACCGCGCCGTCCGACCTGGACGCCGTGGTGGAGAAGTACGCCGGGCGTCTGCGCGGCGTGGTGCTGCTGCCCGGCGACGGCACGCCCGCGCTGCGGGAGGCCCTGGGCCGACACGCCCCGGATGTCCCGGTCCTCGATGCCGTCGTCCCCGAGACTGAGCCGATGACCGAGACCGTTCTGGCTTCCGCCGTGGCGCTGGCCGCCGGTCTGGCCCGCCCGGGCGACACCGTGCTGTTCTCCCCGGTGTTCGGAGCGGCCGCGGGAGAACCCTTCTCGGCCCGTGGGCAGGCCTTCGCACTGGCGCTGAAAGACGTGCCCGCGTGA
- a CDS encoding TraR/DksA family transcriptional regulator, with amino-acid sequence MPRAQRKTVSEFEGIRQELVAELSTLQAEQAVVLAGLEEVIRDSQTGSGDDPADSSGKTFGREHEQALLERVNEAVRATREAIDRIDAGTYGVCEGCGQPIALPRLEAFPRAASCVACKQRQERR; translated from the coding sequence GTGCCACGGGCGCAGCGCAAGACCGTCAGTGAGTTCGAGGGGATCCGCCAGGAGCTCGTCGCCGAGCTGAGCACCCTGCAGGCCGAGCAGGCCGTGGTGCTGGCCGGGCTGGAAGAGGTGATCCGCGACAGCCAGACCGGCTCGGGCGACGACCCGGCCGACTCCAGCGGCAAGACCTTCGGGCGTGAGCACGAGCAGGCGCTGCTGGAACGGGTGAACGAGGCGGTGCGGGCCACGCGTGAGGCGATCGACCGGATCGACGCGGGCACCTACGGGGTCTGTGAGGGGTGCGGGCAGCCGATCGCGCTGCCGCGGCTGGAGGCGTTCCCGCGGGCGGCCTCCTGCGTGGCGTGCAAGCAGAGGCAGGAACGGCGGTGA
- a CDS encoding DivIVA domain-containing protein, which translates to MALTPEDVVNKRFQATKFREGYDQDEVDDFLDEVVNELRRLGEENEELRGKLSSCERRVGELSRANVARESAPEPAPAPMPIPQPAPQPVAAVAPEPVRVPAVMETQGQGPEAAAGMLALAQKLHDEYVRNGEQTRDRIVGEAREHSNRLIREAEEKQRQTLGSLEQERSLLERKIDELRAFEREYRSRLKSYLEGQLRELESKAAVVPTRGPQQPQSQPAGVGAAPYGAPLPTRGGYSDAGADAPAQYPFGGQS; encoded by the coding sequence ATGGCGTTGACGCCCGAAGACGTTGTTAATAAGCGCTTCCAGGCGACCAAGTTCCGCGAAGGCTACGACCAGGACGAGGTCGACGACTTCCTGGACGAGGTCGTCAACGAGCTCCGTCGACTCGGTGAGGAGAACGAGGAGCTCCGCGGCAAGCTGAGCTCCTGCGAGCGCCGCGTCGGAGAGCTGTCTCGCGCCAATGTGGCCCGCGAGTCCGCCCCGGAGCCCGCTCCCGCCCCGATGCCGATTCCGCAGCCGGCGCCGCAGCCCGTGGCCGCGGTCGCGCCGGAGCCGGTCCGGGTGCCCGCCGTGATGGAGACCCAGGGCCAGGGCCCCGAGGCCGCCGCCGGCATGCTGGCTCTGGCCCAGAAGCTGCACGACGAGTACGTGCGCAACGGTGAGCAGACCCGTGACCGCATCGTCGGCGAGGCCCGCGAGCACTCCAACCGCCTGATCCGTGAGGCCGAGGAGAAGCAGCGCCAGACCCTCGGTTCGCTGGAGCAGGAGCGTTCGCTGCTCGAGCGCAAGATCGACGAGCTGCGGGCCTTCGAGCGCGAATACCGCAGCCGGCTCAAGTCCTACCTCGAGGGTCAGCTCCGCGAGCTGGAGTCGAAGGCCGCCGTCGTGCCCACCCGTGGGCCGCAGCAGCCTCAGTCCCAGCCCGCCGGTGTGGGTGCCGCGCCCTACGGCGCACCGCTCCCGACCCGTGGTGGCTACTCCGACGCGGGTGCCGACGCTCCGGCGCAGTACCCCTTCGGCGGACAGAGCTGA
- a CDS encoding cell division protein FtsQ/DivIB, whose product MTPSSSSSGPGRRPARGPAGRGSSPRRKPSPPASSGKSSSARKPPKPAAQPPKPPARQQPAKKQPAARKPPAAKKQPAAKKPAARKPATGRPGVRRPVTASRSAGLLPPPTRPVVSQTSAQRFAAKVRARRRRRTLTTSLVVVVLAGVGWLALLSPWAKVERVTVSGLDRISESQVRGYTDTEIGHAMLLARTSDVSARLEKLRLVKNVSVSRVWPGTIRVVVTERKPVAALPSEKVAANTTDGKKPKKTVQMMQLVDDEGVVVETRPVSELPGDLPRIEVALGEKQSVANLRGTLAVLNDLPDDLADRLRSIGTDSPDGIWLKLSAPVEGAKNRTVTVRWGDAEQNGTKARVLTALLKQKAKTYDVRAPEMPSTAS is encoded by the coding sequence ATGACGCCGTCCTCCTCCTCGAGCGGGCCGGGGCGCCGCCCTGCCCGGGGACCGGCCGGCCGGGGGTCGTCCCCCCGTCGCAAACCGAGCCCACCCGCGTCCTCGGGCAAGTCGTCCTCTGCCCGTAAGCCCCCGAAACCGGCCGCCCAGCCGCCGAAACCACCGGCGCGCCAGCAGCCGGCGAAGAAGCAGCCCGCGGCGAGGAAGCCCCCGGCCGCGAAGAAGCAGCCGGCCGCGAAGAAGCCGGCCGCCCGCAAGCCCGCGACCGGCCGGCCCGGTGTGCGCCGGCCGGTCACCGCCAGCCGTTCCGCCGGACTGCTCCCGCCGCCCACGCGTCCCGTGGTCTCGCAGACGTCGGCGCAGCGGTTCGCCGCGAAGGTGCGCGCCCGCCGTCGCCGACGCACCCTGACCACCTCGCTGGTCGTGGTGGTGCTCGCGGGGGTGGGCTGGCTCGCGTTGCTGTCGCCGTGGGCGAAGGTCGAGCGGGTCACGGTCAGCGGGCTCGACCGGATCAGCGAGTCCCAGGTGCGCGGTTACACCGACACCGAGATCGGGCACGCGATGCTGCTGGCCCGCACCTCCGACGTGAGCGCCCGGCTGGAGAAGCTGCGGCTGGTGAAGAACGTGTCGGTGAGCCGGGTCTGGCCCGGCACGATCCGCGTCGTGGTCACCGAGCGGAAGCCGGTGGCGGCTCTGCCGTCCGAGAAGGTCGCGGCCAACACCACCGACGGCAAGAAGCCCAAGAAGACCGTGCAGATGATGCAGCTGGTCGACGACGAGGGCGTGGTCGTGGAGACCCGGCCGGTGTCCGAGCTGCCCGGCGACCTGCCCCGGATCGAGGTGGCGCTGGGGGAGAAGCAGAGCGTCGCCAACCTGCGCGGGACGCTCGCGGTGCTCAACGACCTGCCCGACGACCTGGCGGACCGGCTGCGCTCGATCGGCACCGACTCCCCGGACGGGATCTGGCTGAAGCTGTCGGCCCCGGTCGAGGGCGCGAAGAACCGCACGGTGACGGTGCGCTGGGGGGACGCGGAGCAGAACGGGACGAAGGCTCGCGTGCTCACGGCGCTGCTGAAGCAGAAGGCGAAGACCTACGACGTGCGCGCTCCGGAGATGCCGAGCACCGCCTCGTAG
- the murC gene encoding UDP-N-acetylmuramate--L-alanine ligase, with the protein MSRTPEVPGKADPTPSVPTTAGARVGGRLSGEAAVTDAAGAPMVDEPILAAHLIGIGGAGMSGIARLLLARGVVVSGSDNRDSPVLAALRAGGAAVFIGHRADQVPAGSTVVISSAVRPDNPELVEARDRGLKVLHRSQALAALMTGRRPVAIAGTHGKTTTTGMTTVLLRECGLDPSFAIGGELTEGGQGAHDGAGDIFVAEADESDGSFLLYKPEVAVITNVEPDHLDHYGSQEAVEAAFAEFAQRVVPGGMVVVCGDDPGVRRVLAGVSEALASHAVRVCHYGLDADNDVRLVDVEDTPDGVRFAIEARPDGTRIGPVTLRVPGVHNALNAVAAWCVARHFGVSGAPALTAVRSFGGTRRRFEDKGTEGGVRVVDDYAHHPTEVRAVLKAARAVVGQGRVLAVFQPHLFSRTRIFAEDFGAALSLADEVVVLDVYAAREDPEPGVTGELVTKAVRLPEEQVAYRPTATAAVDEVVRRAQKGDLVLTLGAGDVTALGPAILEAIRSAGDGEQQPA; encoded by the coding sequence ATGAGCAGGACACCTGAGGTTCCGGGCAAGGCGGACCCGACCCCGAGCGTGCCCACCACGGCGGGCGCCCGGGTGGGCGGTCGCCTCAGCGGTGAGGCCGCGGTGACGGACGCGGCCGGGGCCCCGATGGTCGACGAGCCGATCCTGGCCGCGCACCTGATCGGTATCGGCGGCGCGGGCATGTCGGGCATCGCCCGGCTGCTGCTCGCCCGCGGTGTCGTGGTGTCCGGCAGCGACAACCGCGACAGCCCGGTGCTGGCCGCGCTCCGAGCGGGCGGTGCCGCCGTGTTCATCGGGCACCGGGCCGACCAGGTGCCCGCCGGTTCCACCGTGGTCATCTCGTCGGCGGTGCGCCCCGACAACCCCGAGCTGGTCGAGGCCCGCGACCGCGGCCTGAAGGTGCTGCACCGCTCCCAGGCGCTGGCCGCGCTGATGACCGGCCGCCGCCCGGTCGCGATCGCCGGCACCCACGGCAAGACCACCACCACCGGCATGACCACCGTGCTGCTGCGCGAGTGCGGGCTCGACCCGTCGTTCGCGATCGGCGGCGAGCTGACCGAGGGCGGGCAGGGCGCGCACGACGGCGCCGGCGACATCTTCGTGGCCGAGGCCGACGAGTCCGACGGCTCGTTCCTGCTGTACAAGCCCGAGGTCGCGGTCATCACCAACGTGGAGCCCGACCACCTCGACCACTACGGCAGCCAGGAGGCGGTCGAGGCGGCGTTCGCCGAGTTCGCCCAGCGGGTCGTGCCCGGTGGCATGGTCGTGGTCTGCGGTGACGACCCGGGCGTGCGGCGTGTGCTCGCCGGTGTCTCCGAGGCGCTGGCCTCGCACGCGGTGCGGGTCTGTCACTACGGTCTGGACGCCGACAACGACGTGCGCCTGGTCGACGTCGAGGACACGCCCGACGGCGTGCGTTTCGCGATCGAGGCACGCCCCGACGGCACCCGCATCGGCCCCGTGACGCTGCGCGTGCCCGGGGTGCACAACGCGCTGAACGCGGTGGCCGCCTGGTGCGTCGCCCGGCACTTCGGGGTCTCCGGGGCACCCGCGCTGACGGCGGTGCGCAGCTTCGGCGGCACCCGCCGCCGCTTCGAGGACAAGGGCACCGAGGGAGGGGTGCGGGTGGTCGACGACTACGCGCACCACCCGACCGAGGTGCGCGCGGTGCTCAAGGCCGCGCGGGCCGTGGTGGGGCAGGGCCGGGTGCTGGCCGTGTTCCAGCCGCACCTGTTCAGCCGCACCCGGATCTTCGCCGAGGACTTCGGCGCCGCCCTGTCGCTGGCCGACGAGGTGGTGGTGCTCGACGTGTACGCCGCCCGGGAGGACCCGGAACCCGGTGTCACCGGGGAGCTCGTGACGAAGGCGGTGCGGCTGCCCGAGGAGCAGGTCGCCTACCGGCCGACCGCCACGGCCGCGGTGGACGAGGTGGTGCGGCGGGCGCAGAAGGGCGACCTGGTGCTCACCCTCGGCGCCGGCGACGTGACCGCCCTGGGCCCGGCCATTCTCGAGGCCATCCGTTCCGCCGGCGACGGCGAGCAGCAGCCGGCATGA
- a CDS encoding YggS family pyridoxal phosphate-dependent enzyme: MERQQELATGLEKVRSQVTTTCEDAGRDPAEVTLVVVTKTYPASDIRALAGLGVRDVGESRDQEASAKVEESSDLDLTWHFIGRLQSNKARAVARYAHTVHSLDRASLVPGLSRGATEAGRTLRCFLQISLDGDPTRGGAPVKDIPALADAIASAESLQLAGLMAVPPVTWDPNRAFSDLLGASAHLIQQHPEATGISGGMTSDFVQALRHGATHLRVGSAVLGQRPPLR; the protein is encoded by the coding sequence GTGGAACGGCAGCAGGAACTGGCCACCGGACTGGAGAAGGTCCGGTCCCAGGTGACGACGACGTGCGAGGACGCCGGGCGCGACCCGGCCGAGGTCACGCTCGTCGTCGTCACCAAGACCTACCCGGCCAGTGACATCCGGGCACTGGCCGGGCTCGGCGTCCGGGACGTCGGCGAGAGCCGCGACCAGGAGGCCTCGGCCAAGGTCGAGGAGTCTTCCGACCTGGATCTGACCTGGCACTTCATCGGCCGGTTGCAGAGCAACAAGGCCCGGGCCGTGGCCCGGTACGCGCACACCGTGCACTCTCTCGACCGGGCGAGTCTCGTTCCCGGCCTGTCGCGGGGCGCCACCGAGGCCGGGCGCACGCTGCGCTGCTTCCTCCAGATCAGCCTGGACGGTGATCCGACACGCGGGGGAGCGCCCGTCAAGGACATCCCGGCGCTGGCCGACGCGATTGCCTCGGCGGAGTCCCTGCAGCTGGCGGGCCTGATGGCCGTCCCGCCTGTGACGTGGGACCCAAATCGCGCCTTTTCCGATCTTTTGGGTGCCTCCGCGCATCTAATCCAGCAACATCCGGAGGCAACCGGCATCTCGGGTGGCATGACCAGCGATTTTGTGCAAGCGCTGCGTCACGGAGCGACTCACCTGCGTGTCGGCAGCGCGGTCCTCGGTCAGAGGCCGCCGCTCAGGTAG
- a CDS encoding UDP-N-acetylglucosamine--N-acetylmuramyl-(pentapeptide) pyrophosphoryl-undecaprenol N-acetylglucosamine transferase: MSLSVVLAGGGTTGHIAPLLALADCLRRRDPDTRITALGTAEGLEARLVPAAGYHLEVMPRVPMPRKPSAEALRLPARLKAAVDSAAAALEDADVLVGFGGYVSSPAYIAAYLKKVPFVVHEANARPGLANKLGARFTPYVGVTFPGTPLRGGQVMGLPLRTQITGLDRSAQRETARVALGLKPNQTTLFVTGGSLGAQQLNDTFGASAQLLTDAGIQVLHTSGRDKQVPFAGEQPPGYVVAPYLDRMDLAYAAADVVVCRSGAGNVSEVTALGLPAAYVPLPIGNGEQRLNAEPVVRAGGGLLIDNEACTPDWVRTTLLPLLSDSGRLSAMGDAAARFGIRDADERLASMVEVAASRGGRR, encoded by the coding sequence ATGAGCCTCTCCGTCGTCCTGGCCGGTGGCGGTACCACCGGTCACATCGCCCCCCTGCTCGCCCTGGCCGACTGCCTGCGCCGTCGCGACCCGGACACCCGCATCACCGCGCTGGGCACCGCCGAGGGCCTGGAGGCCCGGCTGGTCCCGGCGGCCGGCTACCACCTCGAGGTCATGCCCCGGGTGCCGATGCCGCGCAAGCCCTCGGCCGAGGCGCTGCGGCTGCCCGCTCGGCTCAAGGCGGCCGTCGACAGTGCCGCCGCCGCTCTCGAGGACGCGGACGTGCTGGTCGGTTTCGGCGGGTACGTGTCCTCACCGGCGTACATCGCGGCGTACCTCAAGAAGGTGCCGTTCGTGGTGCACGAGGCCAACGCCCGCCCGGGCCTGGCCAACAAGCTCGGCGCCCGCTTCACCCCCTACGTCGGCGTGACCTTCCCGGGCACGCCGCTGCGCGGGGGCCAGGTCATGGGCCTGCCGCTGCGCACCCAGATCACCGGTCTCGACCGCTCGGCGCAGCGCGAGACCGCGCGCGTGGCGCTGGGTCTGAAGCCGAACCAGACCACGCTCTTCGTCACCGGTGGTTCGCTGGGCGCGCAGCAGCTGAACGACACGTTCGGCGCCAGCGCCCAGCTGCTGACCGACGCCGGCATCCAGGTGCTGCACACCTCGGGCCGCGACAAGCAGGTGCCGTTCGCCGGCGAGCAGCCGCCCGGCTACGTCGTCGCCCCGTACCTCGACCGGATGGACCTGGCCTACGCCGCCGCCGACGTCGTGGTCTGCCGCTCCGGTGCGGGCAACGTCAGCGAGGTCACGGCGCTCGGCCTGCCCGCCGCCTACGTGCCGCTGCCGATCGGCAACGGCGAGCAGCGGCTCAACGCCGAACCGGTGGTGCGGGCCGGTGGCGGCCTGCTCATCGACAACGAGGCGTGCACCCCCGACTGGGTGCGCACCACCCTCCTGCCGCTGCTGAGCGACTCCGGTCGCCTGAGCGCGATGGGGGACGCGGCGGCCCGGTTCGGGATCCGCGACGCCGACGAGCGGCTCGCCTCGATGGTCGAGGTCGCGGCTTCCAGGGGAGGACGGCGATGA
- the ftsZ gene encoding cell division protein FtsZ has translation MAAPQNYLAVIKVVGIGGGGVNAVNRMIEVGLKGVEFIAINTDAQALLMSDADVKLDVGRELTRGLGAGADPEVGRKAAEDHAEEIEEVIKGADMVFVTAGEGGGTGTGGAPVVARIARSLGALTIGVVTRPFTFEGRRRSTQADSGITSLREEVDTLITIPNDRLLSISDRHVSVLDAFRSADQVLLSGVQGITDLITTPGLINLDFADVKSVMQGAGSALMGIGSARGEDRAIQAAETAISSPLLEASVDGAHGVLLSIQGGSDLGLFEINEAARLVQEAAHPEANIIFGAVIDDALGDEVRVTVIAAGFDGGTPVKRRDENALGQVSGRQQLPSSGQAQQPQQPPQRPAHSQPPTTLPTPAQNQYAQSQYQQQPGLHGQHPTGQLPPVPQQQAVPAHSGSPLTSNGYAPSGNHGYAQPTPLNPPEPEPEAPTGEQATQYEAPKDPTPTPPRVIEVTDPRPRTPRPIVLDDDDLDVPDFLK, from the coding sequence GTGGCAGCTCCGCAGAACTACCTCGCGGTCATCAAGGTTGTAGGTATCGGTGGCGGCGGCGTCAACGCAGTCAACCGGATGATCGAGGTGGGACTCAAGGGCGTCGAGTTCATCGCGATCAACACGGATGCACAGGCGCTGCTGATGAGCGACGCCGACGTCAAGCTTGACGTCGGCCGTGAGCTCACGCGCGGCCTGGGCGCCGGCGCCGATCCCGAGGTCGGCCGCAAGGCCGCCGAGGACCACGCCGAAGAGATCGAAGAAGTGATCAAGGGCGCCGACATGGTCTTCGTGACCGCCGGCGAGGGTGGTGGCACCGGTACCGGTGGCGCGCCCGTGGTCGCCCGGATCGCCCGTTCGCTCGGTGCCCTGACCATCGGTGTGGTGACGCGCCCCTTCACCTTCGAGGGCCGGCGCCGTTCCACCCAGGCCGACTCGGGCATCACCTCCCTCCGCGAGGAGGTCGACACCCTCATCACCATCCCGAACGACCGGCTGCTGTCGATCAGCGATCGCCACGTCAGCGTGCTCGACGCCTTCCGGTCGGCCGACCAGGTCCTGCTCTCCGGTGTGCAGGGCATCACCGACCTGATCACCACCCCGGGCCTGATCAACCTCGACTTCGCGGACGTGAAGTCCGTGATGCAGGGGGCGGGCAGCGCGCTCATGGGGATCGGGTCGGCCCGCGGCGAGGACCGCGCGATCCAGGCCGCCGAGACCGCGATCTCCTCGCCCCTGCTCGAGGCCAGCGTGGACGGCGCGCACGGCGTGCTGCTCTCCATCCAGGGTGGTTCCGACCTGGGCCTCTTCGAGATCAACGAGGCCGCCCGGCTGGTGCAGGAGGCCGCCCACCCGGAGGCCAACATCATCTTCGGTGCGGTCATCGACGACGCCCTCGGCGACGAGGTGCGGGTCACCGTGATCGCGGCCGGTTTCGACGGCGGCACCCCGGTGAAGCGTCGCGACGAGAACGCGCTCGGCCAGGTGAGCGGGCGGCAGCAGTTACCGTCGTCCGGCCAGGCCCAGCAGCCGCAGCAACCACCGCAGCGGCCCGCGCACTCCCAGCCGCCGACGACGCTGCCCACCCCGGCGCAGAACCAGTACGCGCAGAGCCAGTACCAGCAGCAGCCGGGTCTGCACGGTCAGCACCCGACCGGTCAGCTCCCGCCGGTGCCGCAGCAGCAGGCCGTGCCCGCGCACTCCGGCAGCCCGCTGACCAGCAACGGTTACGCCCCGTCGGGCAACCACGGCTACGCCCAGCCGACGCCGCTGAACCCGCCGGAGCCGGAGCCCGAGGCTCCGACCGGTGAGCAGGCCACGCAGTACGAGGCCCCGAAGGACCCGACGCCGACCCCGCCACGGGTCATCGAGGTGACGGACCCGCGTCCGCGCACCCCGCGTCCGATCGTTCTGGACGACGACGACCTCGACGTCCCCGACTTCCTCAAGTAG